GGCCAAGGAAGAGAACACAAAGTGTAACTTCGCCCCTGCAGCTTTATGGATGCATGCAGCAGCTTTATGAGAAAAAGTTTATAACTCCACAACTCACTCTATTGACTTCTTTATGGATGCATGCAGCAGCTTTATGAGAAAAAGTTAGAACGGAAACTGAAGAATGATCAGAAGGTATTTGATTAAATTCCATTTAGGGTTGCTCTCAAtagattttttttgtttcttttcttttcctcttCTTTTTGTGTTTGGTGTGAATGTCTTAGCTGTAACCTAATGGCCTAATGACAATTGGAATCTCACTGAATGGTGATTTTAGTGAGGACAGAATtttttttgaattataaaatttgtTTCTTTGTTACTCTTTGTGTGAGTAAGCACATGTGTTAAAGTCTTATGCTCGCAGGCTAAagagaaagaagagaaaagaCTTAAAGCAAAACAAAAGGAGGAATCTATGTTTCAGGTTCAAATAAAATTCTTTAATTTTTATTATGCGAATGTGCAGTTGATCCAGATCTGTAATAAATGAAATGATAATTGGAGATGactttacttttttttttcaCACTGCTTCGGTTTCTGTAGGCAGAAGCAGCTTTAGATGGGCTCAAAAAGGTTGAGAAGAAACAGAAGGGAAAAGCTTTCCAGAAGGTTGTGCATGATATGCTGTAAGCTTATTTAGCAAACTTCATCTTTTATAATCACCTTTAGTGCTTTTATGTGGTCCAACCGTTGGCACAAATGCTGATTAGCTTCCAGCAAAGGGTTAAGTAATTTCTTTACAGGTTATGGCACCTCCAAACTTGACTGGAGCTCTTCACATAGGCCATTCTCTTACAGTGACTATAGAGGCAGCCTTTTTTATGCTTGTAGAAATCTCTATGCTGTTTTAACTGTACTGATATTTACTAAACAATGGTTTTGAACAATCCATGATGTCATGATACGCTGGCGGAGAATGTCAGGTTATAATGCTCTATGGGTCCCTGGAGTGGGTGGGGTGATGCCAGATCGGCCCCCCTGGTGAGGCTGCGCGGAGGCCGCGGGCTCAGCACCGGCGGGGGGATCCGTTTGCGTCGGCACGTCGTCCGGCGTAGGTGGCGGATCCTCCGCGCACGGCCTTGGGGCGGCCGCGGCTGGCTCCGGTGGTGGATGGGGCGGTGGGGCGCCGGTGGATGAGGTTCCCGCAGTGGCGGCGTCCGCCCCATGTGGCCGCAGGACGCCGGAGGAGCAGCCCGACGcggatggtggcggcggccccCCGGCGCACTCGAGCGCACCCGCGCGTGGGCGAGGAGAGGAGGGTGGCGCAGCCGTGGAGGCGAGCTTCGGCTCAGCCGGCGTTGAGGAGGGGGCGGTCGTCATGGCCGGCTGCCGCGTGCGGAGGGTGAAGGACTGGCGTGGACGAAGGTAGGGGGCTggtgggggagggggagggggccgcCGGTGGCGGCGGGGGCACCAGGGTGAACCCCTAACGGGCCTCGCCTGCGTCGGAGACGTCGGCGCTCAAGGTGGAATCGTTGTCTCTCCtttccattttttttttctaaaaaatatcaTTGCATTTGATTAAAAAAATGATCGAAAACGGTACTATTATCATCTTACATGACCAGTAggcaaaataaaatacatctGTACACTATAGCAGCACGATGCACGAACGATTAATTATTAGCAGCTCAATGAACATTTGAGCTGACATGGCATGGATTATCCAGCAACTAGCAAGCACGCTTATATTAGGACCGGCGGTAGCAGCAGTGGCGGTGGTGATGGTGACGAAGGCGGAAGAATTTCCGATCGGACTGCCAGGGCTTCAGGGCAATGCTGTGGAATCAGGAATCAAGTGAGAACGAATGCATCCAAGAATCGCCGTCGCACCAACTACTAGTGTTCTTCGGCTTCCTTATCCCCAAGAAGAACTCCGATGTTGAGGAGCGAGAGCCCGAGTAGCAGCAGAGCAAACGCGCAGAAGCAGAACACCGGGGCCGTCTCcctgtccgccgccgccgccaccaccgtcgcACTGGCAGCAGAGGACGCCAAGAGGAGGCCCGCGAGAGCGAGGTTGCGGCGCAGGCAGCGTACACCCACCCCGGGGCGGCCTGCGGGCGCCGTCGGGTCGTCGGCGACGCGGACGCCGACGAAGATGAGGCTGGCACCGGCGAGCACCCCGGCGAAGCTGAGAAGCAAGGCGAAGCCGCCGGCGGAGCTGACGCCCGCGCTGACAGCGATCAACGTGAGGACAAGACCGGTGGCCGTCGCCCAGCTGCCCGGAGCGGCCATCGGCGGTGTTGCAGAGTAGTCACTGTGCACCTGCACCTGAACAAGGCAACAGGAAAAAGAAAATTCAAGTTGGCAAGAATCATGGAGCGAGGATGAGGCGGACAGGAAGTAGAGAGTTTGGCAAAGGCCGGGATTCGCAAGGGCATTCCCATCGGTCCGCATGGATCACCGTCGAGGCGTCGACAGGCGCGATGCGATGCGGCGAGATCACGCGCGCAAAATTAAATCTGCAAAATTATTAGAACCGAAGGGGGAAAAAAACGTTTGCAGTCGGGGAGGCAGCGTTCGTTACCGATGTAGTTGGTGGCCGTGAGGTCGCGTAGCACGAAGCTGACGCCGCCGGCCCTGGGCGCCCTCGCCGGAGGCTGCTCGCCCGCCGGCCACCGCCGCTCCGTTCACCGGCACGTGGTTCAAGGTCGCCCTCTGCAGCGGGAGCACGCAGGCAAGCGGGGAGGAAGTGAAGAGCGATCGTGAGCGGGTACGGCTAGGCTCTGGGCGGCAATTCTCGTAGCGCGGAGTGAGGAAGGTTTgggggaagagaggagggagggaggagcaggagcaggagcaggcggCAGGCGGTGGTGACGAGGAGAGGAGATGGGCGGGGATTTTAAAAGGGAAAGAGGGAAGGGACGGAGATAGGCAGAtcaataaaaaaaaaaagaatgggaGAAGTCAACAGGTGTGAACACGGGGTATAGTTGGATTTTTATCCTTGGGCTCTCTTTAGTTCCATGTCAAATTTTtaaagattttccgtcacatcgaatttttggacacatgcataaagcattaaatataaataaaaaataaaactaattacacagtttagacgaaattcacgagacgagtcttttaagcctaattagactatgacgagacactaattgtcaaataacaacgaaaatgctaccgtgGCATTTCGCTAAAAATTTTGCCAACTAAAGAGTACCTTGGCTTGTGCCGGTGGTGGTGGCCCCAGCCCCAGGTCCTGGATAGCGACACGACGCGGTACGCAACCAACAGGTGGCGGGCTGGCGGCGGGGCCGTCCAAGCCATGCGGTCGCTGGTGCGGATACCACCTTTTTTTAAGTACGTAATAAataacaaaaagaacaagaacagAAAAGTTTGAGACGGGTTGCGTGTGCCAGTTTGAGACGGCCCCCCGCTGCCCGCTCTCCTTCCTGGTGGACCGACCGAGTGTGATGGTATTCTAATCATCGGCGACGAGTGCGTGCATCCATGCCAGTGCGAATATAGCGGAGCTTTTAATTTCGTGCACATGTGTTGCAGCGGCACATTTTATCCGTTGCAGGGAGGGCAGGACGCACCGCGGTTTTGGAATTTACACGTGTTGCTGCTCTTGAGGCTGGATAGGTGAGGTAAGGTGTAGTAGTAAGATCTGCAGATGAGATGCCCGCATAGGGTGCAGGGTCGGGTGATCAATCAGCTCGGTACTTCGGCCAATCGATAAGGAGCACCGCCACGTTCGACAGCCAGTTGGGCCTAGTGCGCCGTGACATGACATCTTCGACGTACAGTACCAGTACGTCTTCTTACCCAGAGCGGCGGCGCTGCAGCAGCCTGGCCCGGGTGTTTTGGCCGCCGTACGTGCCGGACCCGGACATGACGAGGTGCTTGTACGTCGACCCGCCACAAGGCTAGACCTAGTTGTGTCAGAATGACATGCACATTTTGCCCGTAGCAACGTGTCAGGGATGAATACTAGGGTACTCAAAGAGTAAGCTAATGAtcttcaacattgattcatccacgtgatcaagagcgcgactacgtcGTTTAcctgggctccgtctcgcccaacccccgagggccggctctgtctcgcctgacgtctgaggacggactctgcctcgcccgacgtctacgtGCTGGCTTCGCATCGCCCGACATCTGAGcgctggttccgcctcgcccgacgtctgagggctggccctACCTCGCCCGTTATCTGagcgctggctccgcctcgcccgacgtctgagggttggccccgcctcgcctgatgtctgcgCACAACTCCTTTACAACAACgagcggagcagataaggcaaggcgctcaaagtcaaccgcaataccgaggaccgtaccctgcacacctacaggacagtaccatcAGGTCATGCCAGATGGGTGCTTTGCGACCTTCGAGGCATGTCAGAAccaaaacagtgttgtaggcgctgacatttaccTAACAGTGTTGTGGACACCGTCATTTGCCCTCGAGCGCAGATCCTTacggaagctcacgacaaccactacggtccagaagAAAACTCGCATCACCCACAGTAACGGACGTATGGTCGTTATACTGCTCGCTCCCTATATGGCCGTTGATCAACACGCTGGACCGCCGCGCCGCCCACCGGggtaggatgggacgtgacaaccCGCTGACAATGCCAGGATATGGCATCGACAGCGGACAGACACCCAACGTGGTCCTGTCAGGTTCAGCAGACATGCACCCGACACGGGGCTGTCCCTGTCACTACGTGTCATGTCAGCGGGGcccgcacagaggaaaaggaagaaccGACGACCTTGAAAGACTTTCTTTGCCTCTTGTTCTCATTTTTCTCTCATCTGTAATccatgctctcccttggcctataaaagggaaagcagggcacccctgCCGGGGGATCAAATCATCGCATCAGGCATCACGCTGCATCCcagcagaaccactagcatcgaacctcgaacacatagctgagcaacaaccaagctctcagcatccattcaacctttccatcagagacttgggacatgtccctctcttgatcgtttgtaacccctactacgaacttttcagtgctaataacacgagcagcagccacgaactgcacgtagggacattctgcctgaaccagtataaaccttgtgtctttttagcacaccatccgagccagatgcgcaataacacaaatttactcgttgatgtttactcgaaacaccgacagttggcgtgccaggtaggggcctttacgCGTTTCGACATTAATaccaggccacggatggctagtcacggcatcaGCTG
This DNA window, taken from Miscanthus floridulus cultivar M001 chromosome 13, ASM1932011v1, whole genome shotgun sequence, encodes the following:
- the LOC136501555 gene encoding uncharacterized protein isoform X1 — translated: MRTDGNALANPGLCQTLYFLSASSSLHDSCQLEFSFSCCLVQVQVHSDYSATPPMAAPGSWATATGLVLTLIAVSAGVSSAGGFALLLSFAGVLAGASLIFVGVRVADDPTAPAGRPGVGVRCLRRNLALAGLLLASSAASATVVAAAADRETAPVFCFCAFALLLLGLSLLNIGVLLGDKEAEEH
- the LOC136501555 gene encoding uncharacterized protein isoform X2; amino-acid sequence: MAAPGSWATATGLVLTLIAVSAGVSSAGGFALLLSFAGVLAGASLIFVGVRVADDPTAPAGRPGVGVRCLRRNLALAGLLLASSAASATVVAAAADRETAPVFCFCAFALLLLGLSLLNIGVLLGDKEAEEH
- the LOC136499573 gene encoding predicted GPI-anchored protein 58 translates to MTTAPSSTPAEPKLASTAAPPSSPRPRAGALECAGGPPPPSASGCSSGVLRPHGADAATAGTSSTGAPPPHPPPEPAAAAPRPCAEDPPPTPDDVPTQTDPPAGAEPAASAQPHQGGRSGITPPTPGTHRAL